A region of Drosophila suzukii chromosome 2L, CBGP_Dsuzu_IsoJpt1.0, whole genome shotgun sequence DNA encodes the following proteins:
- the LOC108010110 gene encoding uncharacterized protein isoform X1 has protein sequence MASRQPTLRQLAYLDELKMRLQELRDRQANFMEQTAKILSRMSSSNMDAVDAQAVATDPPEGSEHENTSTGVGAGATKGSKGNLNIKQLIQRFEDLRKTSQDFGDLPEVPEELINVDVRRILNGYEKLIEEGNVLQQSWFLLKKTTESCARFATANGMKSEERPPLKTNSGIIEVSYVVPERSPQVVRIPRAKASPSLHSNVVTSSEIVDKEGVIYGQKDAKWKSNARDYGHARWGAFMQLLIRLLRPFHGCGKNKKNPAPNSSDSPIPSHLPEKKPIH, from the exons ATGGCCAGCAGACAACCCACTCTCCGCCAGTTGGCCTACCTTGACGAACTGAAGATGCGGTTGCAGGAGCTTCGCGATCGGCAGGCCAACTTCATGGAGCAGACGGCCAAGATACTCAGTAGGATGAGCTCCTCCAATATGGATGCGGTGGATGCCCAGGCAGTGGCCACCGATCCACCGGAAGGAAGTGAGCATGAGAACACCTCAACGGGAGTGGGTGCTGGGGCCACCAAGGGATCCAAGGGCAATCTGAACATCAAGCAGCTGATCCAGCGCTTCGAGGATCTGCGCAAGACCTCGCAG GATTTTGGCGATTTGCCCGAGGTTCCCGAGGAGCTGATAAATGTAGATGTGCGCCGTATTCTAAATGGCTATGAAAAACTCATCGAGGAGGGCAATGTTCTTCAGCAGTCCTGGTTTCTGCTCAAGAAGACCACAGAGAGTTGTGCCCGATTCGCCACCGCCAATGGTATGAAATCAGAGGAACGTCCTCCATTGAAGACCAACTCGGGTATCATTGAGGTCTCCTACGTGGTACCAGAACGCAGTCCTCAAGTGGTTAGGATACCACGGGCTAAGGCATCACCATCGCTGCACTCCAATGTGGTGACCAGTTCAGAGATTGTGGATAAGGAAGGAGTGATATACGGTCAAAAAGATGCCAAGTGGAAGAGCAATGCTCGAGATTATG GTCATGCTCGTTGGGGAGCCTTCATGCAATTGCTTATACGCCTCCTACGTCCTTTCCATGGCTGCGGAAAGAACAAGAAAAATCCAGCCCCGAACTCCTCCGATAGTCCCATTCCCAGCCACCTGCCGGAGAAGAAGCCCATCCACTAG
- the LOC108010110 gene encoding uncharacterized protein isoform X2, with amino-acid sequence MASRQPTLRQLAYLDELKMRLQELRDRQANFMEQTAKILSRMSSSNMDAVDAQAVATDPPEGSEHENTSTGVGAGATKGSKGNLNIKQLIQRFEDLRKTSQDFGDLPEVPEELINVDVRRILNGYEKLIEEGNVLQQSWFLLKKTTESCARFATANGMKSEERPPLKTNSGIIEVSYVVPERSPQVVRIPRAKASPSLHSNVVTSSEIVDKEGVIYGQKDAKWKSNARDYALYKS; translated from the exons ATGGCCAGCAGACAACCCACTCTCCGCCAGTTGGCCTACCTTGACGAACTGAAGATGCGGTTGCAGGAGCTTCGCGATCGGCAGGCCAACTTCATGGAGCAGACGGCCAAGATACTCAGTAGGATGAGCTCCTCCAATATGGATGCGGTGGATGCCCAGGCAGTGGCCACCGATCCACCGGAAGGAAGTGAGCATGAGAACACCTCAACGGGAGTGGGTGCTGGGGCCACCAAGGGATCCAAGGGCAATCTGAACATCAAGCAGCTGATCCAGCGCTTCGAGGATCTGCGCAAGACCTCGCAG GATTTTGGCGATTTGCCCGAGGTTCCCGAGGAGCTGATAAATGTAGATGTGCGCCGTATTCTAAATGGCTATGAAAAACTCATCGAGGAGGGCAATGTTCTTCAGCAGTCCTGGTTTCTGCTCAAGAAGACCACAGAGAGTTGTGCCCGATTCGCCACCGCCAATGGTATGAAATCAGAGGAACGTCCTCCATTGAAGACCAACTCGGGTATCATTGAGGTCTCCTACGTGGTACCAGAACGCAGTCCTCAAGTGGTTAGGATACCACGGGCTAAGGCATCACCATCGCTGCACTCCAATGTGGTGACCAGTTCAGAGATTGTGGATAAGGAAGGAGTGATATACGGTCAAAAAGATGCCAAGTGGAAGAGCAATGCTCGAGATTATG CTTTATACAAATCCTAG